The following proteins come from a genomic window of Synechococcus sp. MU1643:
- a CDS encoding phosphoadenylyl-sulfate reductase, producing MTEVPEAMVPMAVQNELLEGRKLLEAMEPQQRLGWGLEQFGENFALTTSFGIQSAVLLHMLSTLPGGDAVPVIWIDTGYLPPETYTYAAQLNQQLRIRLVVSQSEMSPARMEALHGRLWESGRVEDLETYHRIRKVEPLERALNELNTRCWASGVRRGQTDHRRSMTALDRIRERWSLRPLLEWTKRDVYYYMQENNLPQHPLFEKGYSTVGDWHSSGPDVGDLSGRDTRFGGLKQECGIHLPQEVNEGLMGEGI from the coding sequence ATGACGGAGGTTCCTGAGGCCATGGTGCCCATGGCAGTACAAAACGAGTTACTCGAAGGGCGCAAGCTGCTGGAGGCGATGGAACCGCAGCAGCGTCTGGGTTGGGGATTGGAGCAGTTCGGTGAGAATTTCGCTCTCACCACGAGTTTCGGGATCCAATCGGCTGTGCTTCTGCACATGCTGAGCACCCTCCCCGGGGGTGATGCTGTGCCGGTGATCTGGATCGATACCGGTTATCTGCCTCCAGAGACCTACACCTACGCCGCTCAACTCAACCAGCAGCTCAGGATTCGTCTGGTGGTGAGTCAGAGCGAGATGTCCCCGGCTCGGATGGAGGCCCTGCACGGGCGGCTTTGGGAGTCCGGTCGCGTGGAAGACCTAGAGACCTATCACCGGATCCGCAAGGTTGAACCACTGGAGCGAGCGCTCAACGAACTGAACACGCGCTGCTGGGCCAGCGGCGTGCGGCGTGGTCAGACCGATCACCGCCGCTCGATGACCGCTTTGGATCGGATTCGGGAGCGTTGGTCATTGCGCCCCCTGCTCGAGTGGACCAAGCGCGATGTGTACTACTACATGCAGGAGAACAATCTTCCCCAGCATCCTTTGTTTGAGAAGGGTTATTCCACGGTCGGCGACTGGCATTCCAGTGGTCCTGATGTGGGCGATCTGAGTGGTCGTGACACTCGATTTGGTGGTTTGAAGCAGGAGTGTGGAATTCATCTGCCCCAGGAGGTGAATGAAGGGCTGATGGGTGAAGGCATCTAA